The bacterium genome has a segment encoding these proteins:
- a CDS encoding transglutaminase-like domain-containing protein, whose amino-acid sequence MDSARRYLRHAAAAAVTLALGVALGNRLGGAEPAPPAFHQMRVNHPRDYSALVTPEAPAVADLARRLGSLEAAYGFVRDEIAFEPMRATGPPEETLAAGRASCLGKAALLASLYRALGVPSAGVRVVVGQIPAPDGLVEHAWIDMEYGDRCLQQDATDLLGVHEFAAFPGQRFVDVFVSRELFCFNDEGFAAVSQLNRMRR is encoded by the coding sequence GTGGATAGTGCGCGGCGCTACCTGCGGCACGCGGCGGCGGCGGCGGTGACCCTGGCCCTGGGCGTCGCGCTCGGCAATCGCCTGGGCGGGGCGGAGCCGGCGCCGCCGGCGTTCCACCAGATGCGGGTGAACCATCCGCGGGACTACAGCGCGCTGGTCACTCCCGAGGCGCCGGCGGTGGCGGACCTCGCGCGGCGACTCGGTTCGCTGGAGGCTGCCTATGGCTTCGTGCGCGACGAGATCGCCTTCGAGCCGATGCGGGCGACGGGCCCGCCCGAGGAGACGCTGGCGGCGGGGCGCGCCAGCTGCCTCGGCAAGGCCGCGCTGCTCGCCAGTCTCTACCGCGCCCTCGGGGTGCCGAGCGCCGGCGTGCGCGTCGTCGTCGGGCAGATTCCGGCCCCGGATGGGCTGGTCGAGCACGCGTGGATCGACATGGAGTATGGTGACCGCTGCCTGCAGCAGGATGCGACCGACCTGCTGGGCGTGCACGAGTTCGCGGCCTTTCCGGGGCAACGATTCGTGGACGTGTTCGTCTCGCGTGAGCTGTTCTGTTTCAACGACGAGGGATTTGCCGCCGTCTCCCAACTCAACCGCATGCGACGGTGA
- a CDS encoding endonuclease III domain-containing protein, producing MLAIHDALLAAFGPQSWWPAETPFEVMVGAILTQNTNWRNVERAIANLRAARALTPGAMARLRPAALAELIRPAGYFRVKAARLGHLLAHLRRRHGGSVARLLRVPGPSLREELLGITGIGPETADSILLYAAGRPSFVVDAYTRRVLSRHGLVGEGAAYADIQRLFTGALPADVALFNEYHALIVRLGKEFCRPRAPRCAACPLGAAPRPAGGRGSDGRRRSPSLAFSAVRR from the coding sequence CTGCTGGCGATCCACGACGCGCTCCTGGCGGCGTTCGGCCCCCAGAGCTGGTGGCCGGCCGAGACGCCGTTCGAGGTCATGGTCGGCGCGATCCTCACGCAGAACACGAACTGGCGGAACGTCGAGCGGGCGATCGCGAACCTGCGGGCGGCGCGGGCATTGACGCCGGGGGCGATGGCGCGGCTGCGTCCCGCGGCCCTGGCGGAGCTGATCCGGCCGGCGGGCTACTTCCGCGTCAAGGCCGCGCGGCTCGGGCACCTGCTTGCGCACCTGCGGCGGCGCCACGGCGGGAGCGTCGCGCGCCTGCTGCGGGTCCCCGGGCCGTCGCTGCGGGAGGAACTGCTCGGGATCACCGGCATCGGGCCGGAGACCGCGGACTCGATCCTGCTCTACGCGGCCGGCCGGCCCTCGTTCGTCGTCGATGCGTACACCAGGCGCGTGCTCTCGCGCCACGGGCTCGTCGGGGAGGGGGCCGCCTACGCGGACATCCAGCGGCTCTTCACGGGGGCGCTGCCCGCCGACGTCGCCCTCTTCAACGAGTATCACGCGCTGATCGTCCGGCTCGGCAAGGAGTTCTGCCGGCCGCGGGCGCCGCGTTGCGCCGCCTGCCCCCTCGGGGCGGCACCCCGCCCCGCCGGCGGGCGCGGGAGCGACGGCCGCCGGCGTTCCCCATCGCTTGCGTTTTCGGCCGTGCGGCGGTAG
- the typA gene encoding translational GTPase TypA, which yields MCTATREDVRNIAIIAHVDHGKTTLVDALLWQSGTFRANENVAVRVMDSMSLEREKGITIMAKNTSVEFNGVHINIVDTPGHADFGGEVERTLSMVDGVMLLVDASEGPLPQTRFVLGKALEKKLTPILVINKIDRPDARTAEVLNEVYDLFIDLDAAEDQLDFPVFYCNARKGTCRTTADGEDQLLLPLLEAIVTTVPPPRYDPEAPLQLLVANIDYDDYIGRLIVGRIFNGRLRKDQQAALCRLDGSVVTAKVTGLFGHAGLRRVAVAEAGPGDIVALSGFAEVCIGETLSDPETPRPLPPITVDEPTIAVVFSVNSSPLSGRDGKYVTSRHLRDRLAREALANVAIRIEPTEAPDAFLVAGRGELQLAIIIETMRREGYELSVGRPEVVTKVIDGARHEPVEVLIVDCPEEVVGAVTQMVGARRGRMMKMVNHGSGRARLEFRIPARGLIGFRTQFLTETRGAGIMNHLFDGHEPWKGEIAQRPNGALVADRPGRATSYAIEHLQPRGTLFVHPGDEVYEGMIVGENARPNDLDVNIVKEKKLTNMRASTSEETVQLVPPRTFSLEQALEFLREDELLEVTPAVFRFRKKVLAANRRPRTRE from the coding sequence TGGACGCCCTGCTCTGGCAGAGCGGCACGTTCCGCGCGAACGAGAACGTCGCGGTGCGCGTGATGGACTCGATGTCGCTCGAGCGCGAGAAGGGCATCACCATCATGGCCAAGAACACCTCGGTGGAGTTCAACGGCGTGCACATCAACATCGTCGACACGCCGGGGCACGCGGACTTCGGCGGCGAGGTCGAGCGCACGCTCTCGATGGTCGACGGCGTGATGCTCCTCGTGGACGCGAGCGAGGGGCCGCTGCCGCAGACGCGCTTCGTCCTCGGCAAGGCGCTGGAGAAGAAGCTCACGCCGATCCTCGTCATCAACAAGATCGACCGCCCCGACGCGCGCACGGCGGAGGTGCTCAACGAGGTCTACGACCTGTTCATCGACCTCGATGCCGCCGAGGACCAACTGGATTTCCCGGTCTTCTACTGCAACGCGCGCAAGGGGACCTGCCGCACGACCGCGGACGGCGAGGACCAGCTCCTGCTCCCGCTGCTCGAGGCGATCGTCACGACGGTGCCCCCGCCGCGCTACGACCCGGAGGCGCCGCTGCAGCTGCTGGTGGCCAACATCGACTACGACGACTACATCGGCCGGCTCATCGTCGGGCGGATCTTCAACGGGCGGCTGCGCAAGGACCAGCAGGCCGCGCTGTGCCGGCTGGACGGCTCGGTGGTCACGGCCAAGGTCACCGGCCTCTTCGGGCACGCGGGGCTGCGGCGCGTCGCGGTGGCCGAGGCCGGTCCCGGCGACATCGTGGCGCTCTCGGGGTTCGCGGAGGTCTGCATCGGCGAGACGCTCTCCGACCCGGAGACGCCGCGGCCGCTGCCGCCGATCACGGTCGACGAGCCGACGATCGCGGTGGTCTTCTCGGTGAACTCCTCGCCGCTCTCGGGGCGCGACGGCAAGTACGTCACCTCGCGGCACCTGCGCGACCGGCTCGCGCGCGAGGCCCTCGCCAACGTCGCGATCCGCATCGAGCCGACGGAGGCGCCGGACGCCTTCCTCGTCGCCGGCCGCGGCGAGCTGCAGCTGGCGATCATCATCGAGACGATGCGGCGCGAGGGCTACGAGCTGTCGGTCGGGCGGCCGGAGGTCGTGACGAAGGTCATCGACGGCGCGCGGCACGAGCCGGTGGAGGTGCTCATCGTCGACTGCCCGGAGGAGGTCGTGGGCGCCGTGACCCAGATGGTCGGCGCGCGCCGCGGCCGCATGATGAAGATGGTCAACCACGGCAGCGGCCGCGCCCGCCTCGAGTTCCGCATCCCGGCGCGCGGGCTCATCGGTTTTCGCACCCAGTTCCTGACCGAGACGCGCGGCGCCGGCATCATGAACCACCTCTTCGACGGCCACGAGCCGTGGAAGGGGGAGATCGCGCAGCGGCCGAACGGCGCCCTCGTCGCCGACCGGCCGGGCAGGGCGACCTCCTACGCGATCGAGCACCTGCAGCCGCGCGGGACGCTCTTCGTGCACCCCGGCGACGAGGTCTACGAGGGGATGATCGTCGGCGAGAACGCGCGGCCGAACGACCTGGACGTGAACATCGTCAAGGAGAAGAAGCTGACGAACATGCGCGCCTCGACGTCGGAGGAGACCGTGCAGCTGGTGCCGCCGCGCACCTTCAGCCTCGAGCAGGCGCTCGAGTTCCTGCGGGAGGACGAGCTGCTCGAGGTCACCCCGGCGGTCTTCCGCTTCCGCAAGAAGGTGCTGGCGGCGAACAGGCGGCCGCGCACGCGCGAGTGA